In the Podospora pseudocomata strain CBS 415.72m chromosome 5, whole genome shotgun sequence genome, one interval contains:
- the CAT1 gene encoding catalase A (COG:P; EggNog:ENOG503NUEX), translating to MAPDDAPIVTLAEGRPVHDPTAATVLRGEKPKGGQLSLLSDTQLIETLAHFPRERIPERVVHAKAAGAWGEFECTHDVSDFTSAAFLRKVGKKTKVLARLSTVAGEKGSSDTTRDIRGFALKMFTEEGNWDFVGNDLPVFFIRDPVKFPSLNRSHKRHPQTNVPDSTMFWDFHNNNQEGVHCLMQLFGGRGIPKSLRNINGFGNHTFKFGKPEDSTFKYVKIHFKPDAGIQNLESDEAVKLAGEEPDYHIKDLYNAIEKGDYPSWTMYFQIMDPKEAETYRWNVFDITRIWPQKDYPLRPIGRLTLNRNPDNHFQDIEQAAFSPSTMVPGIGPSADPMLQARMFSYPDAARYRVGPNYQQLPCNRAQYVYSPYQRDGPMRVDGNYDGDPDYVRSSFRSLRLGPADIAHDEWVGKVTQFSSEVTDEDFEQPRDLWKIFKSNGEDKVFAKNVAAHVGKALPQVQKATIEMFNRVDKEVGEAIQKALDELDSEGGAGIEHSSAPCSKEKKK from the exons ATGGCTCCA GACGACGCCCCCATCGTTACATTGGCCGAGG GCCGGCCTGTCCATGACCCAACCGCGGCAACTGTTCTACGTGGTGAAAAGCCCAAGGGAGGGCAGCTATCACTTTTATCAGACACCCAGCTCATAGAGACCCTCGCCCACTTTCCTCGGGAGAGGATTCCTGAGAG AGTCGTACACGCCAAAGCCGCAGGAGCATGGGGTGAATTCGAGTGCACTCACGATGTATCAGACTTTACATCCGCTGCTTTCCTGAGAAAGGTGGGCAAGAAAACCAAGGTCCTCGCCCGCCTGTCGACAGTGGCCGGAGAGAAGGGGTCTTCAGACACCACCCGAGACATCCGCGGGTTCGCCCTCAAGATGTTTACCGAAGAAGGCAATTGGGATTTCGTCGGCAACGATCTTCCCGTCTTTTTCATCCGAGATCCCGTCAAATTCCCGAGTCTAAACCGCTCCCACAAACGTCATCCCCAAACCAACGTCCCTGACTCGACCATGTTCTGGGACtttcacaacaacaaccaggaAGGTGTCCACTGCCTCATGCAGCTCTTCGGAGGGCGCGGTATCCCCAAGTCTCTGCGTAACATCAACGGTTTCGGGAACCACACCTTCAAGTTCGGCAAGCCAGAAGACAGCACCTTCAAATATGTCAAGATCCATTTCAAGCCTGACGCTGGGATCCAGAACCTTGAGTCCGATGAAGCTGTCAAGTTGGCGGGAGAAGAGCCTGACTACCATATCAAGGACCTGTACAATGCCATTGAGAAGGGGGACTACCCCTCCTGGACGATGTACTTCCAGATCATGGATCCAAAGGAGGCGGAAACTTACCGCTGGAATGTCTTTGACATCACCCGCATCTGGCCACAGAAGGACTACCCGCTGAGACCCATTGGGAGGCTGACTCTCAACCGCAACCCCGACAACCACTTCCAGGACATTGAGCAGGCAGCCTTCAGTCCCAGCACGATGGTTCCTGGCATCGGCCCCAGTGCCGATCCCATGCTGCAAGCGAGAATGTTCAGCTATCCCGATGCAGCCAGATACCGCGTGGGTCCCAACTACCAACAGCTACCATGCAACCGCGCCCAGTACGTCTATTCGCCGTACCAAAGAGACGGGCCGATGCGTGTGGACGGCAACTATGACGGTGATCCGGACTATG TCCGATCCTCCTTCCGCTCTCTTCGTCTCGGCCCAGCAGATATTGCCCACGATGAGTGGGTGGGCAAAGTCACTCAGTTCTCGTCGGAAGTCACAGACGAAGACTTTGAGCAGCCTCGTGATCTCTGGAAGATCTTTAAGAGCAACGGTGAAGACAAGGTCTTTGCCAAGAATGTTGCGGCCCATGTTGGCAAGGCTCTTCCTCAAGTACAGAAGGCGACGATCGAGATGTTTAATCGGGTTGACAAGGAGGTCGGGGAGGCGATACAGAAGGCTCTTGATGAGTTGGATAGCGAGGGCGGTGCGGGGATAGAGCATAGCAGTGCTCCTTGctccaaggagaagaagaagtag
- a CDS encoding hypothetical protein (COG:F; EggNog:ENOG503NWNX), whose translation MDEDQGPSQIVPGQTPKKTFGDRLNTIRKTFTTKDGLIGDYDYAFLFRPNLPFMAKSDKAPPFFGLNDRMPVILALILGFQHALAMLAGIITPPIIMSGAGGVNLTTEQTQYLVSTALIVSGLLSAIQITRVHIKGTPYYIGTGLISVVGISFAIIPVATGAFNQMYENGFCQKDEFGAKLPCPDAYGAVLGTAALCALLEIALSFMPPKIMLRIFPPIVTGPTVMLIGIHLIESGFKNWAGGSGLCAEKNPAEFFARCPDISAPNALPWGSPEYLGLGFSVFVTIILCERFGSPIMKSTSVIIGLLTGCIIAAATGYFNRAGIDNAPVASFIWVKTFKLTLYGPLVLPLMAVFIICACEAIGDITATCDVSRLEVEGKLYESRIQGGVLADGINGMLAALCTITPVTTFAQNNGVIALTRCANRSAGYCCCFFLVIMGVFAKFAASLVAIPSAVLGGMTTFLFTAVAVSGMAIITKGVPFNRRNRFILTAGLALGYGATLVPNYFENVFSYSGEDKGLQGFLDAISLIMETGFAVTAMICMILNLTLPMEVEDVTEAVAGQNQSVVTAARPTSAGDSVEEEKGVKSA comes from the exons ATGGATGAGGATCAAGGTCCGTCCCAGATTGTCCCTGGGCAGACGCCCAAGAAGACCTTTGGCGATCGCCTCAATACCATCAGAAAGACCTTCACTACCAAGGATGGCCTCATCGGCGACTATGACTACGCATTCCTTTTCCGGCCGAACCTCCCTTTCATGGCCAAATCCGACAAGGCTCCACCATTCTTCGGCCTCAACGACCGCATGCCTGTCATCCTCGCCCTGATTCTCGGCTTCCAGCACGCCCTTGCCATGTTGGCTGGTATCATCACACCTCCAATCATCATGtccggcgccggcggtgtcaacctcaccacagAGCAAACTCAGTACCTCGTCTCTACCGCCCTCATCGTCTCCGGTCTCCTCTCCGCTATCCAGATTACCCGTGTGCACATCAAGGGCACCCCCTACTACATTGGCACTGGTCTGATCTCTGTCGTCGGTATCTCGTTCGCCATTATTCCCGTTGCCACCGGTGCCTTCAACCAGATGTATGAGAATGGCTTTTGCCAAAAGGATGAGTTTGGTGCCAAGCTCCCTTGCCCCGATGCCTACGGCGCTGTTCTCGGCACAGCTGCCCTTTGCGCCCTCCTCGAAATCGCCCTGAGCTTCATGCCACCAAAGATCATGCTCCGTATCTTCCCCCCAATAGTCACCGGCCCTACCGTCATGCTCATCGGTATCCACCTCATCGAGTCCGGCTTCAAGAACTGGGCCGGTGGCTCTGGTCTCTGCGCTGAGAAGAACCCCGCCGAGTTCTTTGCCCGCTGCCCCGATATTTCTGCGCCGAACGCCCTGCCGTGGGGTTCGCCAGAGTACCTCGGTCTCGGCTTCAGTGTCTTCGTTACCATCATCCTCTGCGAGCGTTTCGGTTCTCCCATCATGAAGTCTACCTCTGTCATTATTGGTCTCTTGACTGGCTGCATCATTGCTGCTGCCACTGGCTACTTCAACCGTGCCGGTATCGACAATGCGCCTGTTGCCTCCTTCATCTGGGTCAAGACCTTCAAGCTTACGCTTTATGGACCGCTGGTGTTGCCGCTGATGGCAGTGTTCATCATCTGCGCTTGCGAGGCTATTGGTGATATCACCGCTACTTGCGATGTCTCCAGACTCGAGGTGGAGGGCAAGCTCTACGAGAGCAGAATCCAGGGTGGTGTCTTGGCTGATGGTATCAACGGTATGCTGGCTGCCCTCTGCACCATCACTCCTGTTACCACCTTTGCCCAGAACAATGGTGTTATTGCTTTGACTCGCTGCGCCAACAGAAGCGCCGGTTACTGCTGCTG CTTCTTCCTTGTCATCATGGGTGTCTTCGCCAAGTTCGCCGCCTCCCTTGTTGCTATTCCATCTGCCGTCCTCGGTGGCATGACCACCTTCCTTTTCACCGCTGTCGCCGTTTCCGGTATGGCCATTATCACTAAGGGTGTGCCATTCAACCGCCGCAACAGATTCATCCTCACTGCTGGTCTTGCTCTCGGCTATGGTGCTACTCTTGTGCCGAACTACTTTGAGAATGTCTTCAGCTACAGCGGCGAGGACAAGGGCCTGCAGGGCTTCCTTGAtgccatctccctcatcatGGAGACTGGCTTTGCTGTCACGGCCATGATCTGCATGATCTTGAACCTGACGCTCccgatggaggtggaggatgttaCTGAGGCGGTTGCTGGGCAGAACCAGAGTGTGGTGACTGCGGCGAGGCCGACGAGTGCGGGGGAtagtgttgaggaggagaagggtgtcAAGAGCGCCTGA
- the GDE1_2 gene encoding Glycerophosphocholine phosphodiesterase (COG:U; EggNog:ENOG503NUB5), whose amino-acid sequence MRFGQNYHRNFVPEWSEHYVDYNLLKKHAKLGNIADIYEYLDNAVPALKAFYQHEINTDSFQQEDLNKLQWFERVNVDAIERIITKLKRNGHAGSPDPSRFAFWKNSRQMKLYNQQNGNGLQDGILPNKPRTANPLQVAIRNQDDERVLALVQDSKNLRYLSARGENALHVAAQLGRLDYTNLLLKALAKGGLNHDIPDISRGWTPLFFAAVDGHFDIVQLLLEAGSNQHKKDHFGWTAKEYAVFKGHLAVAGLFETTDINGLTGGPEQSPIGPSVYAPEHCREGEQIIIATLGSSRKDRVVTEVDLSYCSSSLIREQTVPILDKETMSVAGTVTFTFLIAKPYVHDLQGPQGFSTPEEWKTALTPVSSPPLLVGHRGTGQNLIANKHLQIGENTVGSFLSAATLGASFVEFDVQVTRDLQAVCFHDFSLSESGTDVPVHDLTLDQFLHASKIQSPHGNPLSMLGKPCSQDEGNNARPRSRSLGEQFEAGAIQIRDRMKHTVDFKLKGFKPNTRGEFIQDSFATLKDILTQLPEEIGLDIEIKYPRLHEAVDAGVTPVAIELNTFVDVALDTIRQHNKKGSKRKIVLSSFTPEICILLSLKQKAYPVFFITNAGKIPMTDMEVRAASVQVAVRFARRWNLTGIVFACEALLLSPRLVGYVKKKGGLVCATYGELNNQAEVVRKQVAAGVDIIVADRVRLVADTLAVLN is encoded by the exons ATGAGGTTTGGGCAGAATTATCACCGGAATTTTGTTCCGGAATGGAGTGAGCACTATGTCGACTACAACTTGCTCAAGAAACATGCCAAACTGGGCAACATCGCAG ACATCTATGAGTACCTGGACAATGCCGTTCCTGCTCTAAAAGCCTTCTACCAACACGAAATCAATACCGACAGCTTCCAGCAAGAAGATTTGAATAAACTGCAGTGGTTTGAAAGAGTCAACGTGGACGCTATCGAAAGAATCATCACAAAGCTCAAGCGAAATGGTCACGCTGGCAGCCCAGATCCCAGCAGATTTGCCTTCTGGAAAAACTCACGGCAAATGAAACTTTACAATCAGCAAAATGGGAATGGGCTCCAGGATGGAATTCTCCCCAACAAGCCGAGAACAGCGAACCCTCTCCAGGTGGCGATCAGGAATCAAGATGACGAACGGGTTCTTGCTCTGGTGCAAGACTCAAAAAACCTGCGCTATCTATCTGCCCGTGGGGAAAACGCGCTCCATGTTGCCGCTCAACTTGGTCGGCTCGATTACACaaatcttcttctcaaagctTTGGCCAAAGGTGGTCTCAACCATGACATTCCCGACATATCGAGAGGTTGGACACCGCTCTTCTTTGCCGCCGTGGACGGCCACTTTGATATCGTACAACTACTGCTCGAGGCGGGGTCGAATCAGCACAAAAAGGATCATTTCGGGTGGACTGCCAAAGAGTACGCTGTTTTCAAAGGGCACCTCGCCGTGGCTGGTCTCTTTGAAACCACCGATATTAATGGGCTGACTGGTGGACCTGAACAGAGTCCAATTGGACCCTCCGTTTACGCTCCTGAGCACTGCAGAGAGGGTGAGCAGATCATTATTGCCACGCTGGGGAGTTCGAGGAAAGACAGGGTAGTGACGGAAGTCGATTTGAGCTACTGCTCCTCG AGTCTCATCCGCGAGCAGACTGTTCCCATCTTGGACAAAGAGACGATGAGTGTGGCCGGAACAGTCACATTCACCTTCCTCATTGCCAAACCATATGTCCATGATCTTCAGGGGCCACAAGGATTTTCTACACCAGAAGAATGGAAAACAGCGCTCACGCCAGTGTCTTCGCCACCTTTGCTCGTTGGACATCGAGGCACCGGCCAAAACCTCATCGCCAACAAACACCTCCAAATAGGAGAAAACACCGTCGGCTCCTTCCTCTCAGCAGCCACTCTCGGCGCCTCCTTTGTCGAATTCGACGTCCAAGTCACCCGGGATCTGCAGGCAGTCTGCTTCCACGACTTTTCCCTCAGCGAGTCCGGCACCGATGTCCCCGTTCACGATCTCACGCTGGATCAGTTTTTACATGCGAGCAAAATCCAATCTCCGCACGGAAATCCCCTTTCCATGCTTGGGAAGCCTTGTTCCCAAGATGAAGGCAACAATGCCAGACCACGATCTCGCTCACTGGGGGAACAGTTCGAGGCAGGGGCGATCCAGATCCGGGACAGGATGAAGCACACGGTTGATTTCAAGCTCAAAGGTTTCAAGCCAAACACCAGGGGGGAATTCATCCAGGATTCATTTGCTACTCTCAAGGACATCCTGACGCAACTGCCGGAGGAAATAGGGTTGGATATCGAGATCAAATACCCTCGTTTACACGAAGCGGTCGATGCTGGTGTGACTCCGGTGGCTATCGAGTTGAACAcctttgttgatgttgctctTGATACGATACGGCAGCACAACAAGAAGGGTTCCAAGAGGAAGATCGTGCTTTCTTCGTTCACACCAGAGATATGCATTCTTCTGTCTCTGAAACAAAAGGCTTACCCGGTGTTTTTTATTACGAATGCTGGCAAGATTCCCATGACGGACATGGAGGTTAGAGCGGCTAGTGTTCAAGTGGCTGTGAGGTTTGCCAGACGGTGGAATTTGACTGGGATAGTCTTTGCGTGTGAGgcgttgctgttgagccCAAGGTTGGTGGGGTatgtgaagaagaagggagggcTGGTGTGTGCTACCTATGGGGAGCTGAATAACCAagcggaggtggtgagg AAACAGGTAGCGGCGGGGGTGGATATCATTGTTGCGGACCGGGTCCGCTTGGTAGCTGATACCTTGGCGGTGCTGAATtag
- a CDS encoding hypothetical protein (COG:C; EggNog:ENOG503NUSD), which yields MAPAEPNALPFRPKGETPHFAEEKEGWKGYVEWEEFPEKKKQAQEVLKRYDFPEPPEFQLNPLPTTNPVLTGERWKQYHSALGLSHIFHHSWETVLQEKSPDMTHILQFPYNGEAPGDRLIKTELTNNKDHFVRNHGGIPDIDPAKWTLDIGGLVKNPRKLTLAQLQDERTFPRQSNIVTLQCSGTRRIEQIHEYPGDGDELINAPWGEGAISTARWTGVSLKRVIKYCGGLVDDKGADNIEFYGADTYFKKGGVHNYVVSVPWRKVKAHEVLLAWDMNGEQLPRIHGFPVRVVVFGYIGARSVKWLYKIRAIHRPSMAPVQRKEYLYYAPQIGKQNARYSNGFSIQDMPVSSAIITPKKMDQIVHEGRVRLAGWAYSGGGHWPVRVEVSGDGGSIWYEVPAENMSTKYFYAWRTWWVDLPVDAEGWLEMCVRCWDNAMNTQPTFVRSAWNWDLHVTSSAHRIKIYSINKSRPNTAARLKQLEENNTPIVPITRPIHFDLETDDEYAKAMESRAWRDPLE from the exons ATGGCCCCCGCAGAACCCAACGCACTGCCTTTCAGGCCAAAGGGGGAGACACCTCACTttgctgaggagaaggagggttGGAAGGGATATGTCGAATGGGAGGAATTccccgagaagaagaagcaagctCAGGAAGTCCTAAAGAGATATGATTTTCCCGAA CCCCCCGAGTTCCaactcaaccccctcccaaccaccaaccccgtccTCACGGGCGAACGCTGGAAGCAATACCACTCCGCCTTGGGCCTATCCCACATCTTCCACCACAGCTGGGAAACCGTCCTCCAAGAAAAGTCTCCAGACATGACCCACATCCTGCAGTTCCCCTACAACGGCGAAGCTCCCGGCGACCGCCTCATCAAAACAGAACTCACAAACAACAAAGACCACTTTGTCCGCAACCACGGCGGCATCCCTGACATCGATCCCGCTAAATGGACTCTTGACATTGGCGGTTTGGTTAAGAACCCAAGGAAACTCACTTTGGCGCAGCTTCAGGATGAGAGGACTTTTCCTAGGCAATCTAATATTGTCACGCTTCAATGCAGCGGTACTCGTCGGATAGAGCAGATACATGAGTACCCTGGCGATGGCGACGAACTGATCAACGCGCCGTGGGGGGAGGGCGCTATCTCTACTGCGAGATGGACGGGGGTTTCGCTTAAGAGGGTTATCAAGTATTGTGGTGGTCTTGTTGATGATAAGGGGGCGGATAATATCGAGTTTTATGGTGCGGACACGTACTTTAAGAAGGGGGGTGTGCACAATTATGTTGTTAGTGTGCCGTGGAGGAAGGTCAAGGCGCATGAGGTGCTGCTGGCGTGGGATATGAACGGGGAGCAGCTGCCGAGGATTCATGGGTTcccggtgagggtggtggtgtttgggtatATTGGGGCGAGGAGCGTCAAGTGGCTGTATAAAATCAGGGCTATTCACCGGCCGAGCATGGCGCCGGTGCAGCGTAAGGAGTATTTGTACTATGCGCCGCAGATTGGGAAGCAGAATGCGAGGTACAGTAATGGGTTTTCCATTCAGGATATGCCGGTTAGCTCGGCGATTATTACGCCGAAAAAAATGGATCAGATTGTGCatgaggggagggttagGCTGGCGGGGTGGGCTTACTCTGGGGGAGGGCACTggccggtgagggtggaagttagtggagatggggggagtATTTGGTATGAGGTCCCGGCGGAGAATATGTCTACCAAGTACTTTTATGCCTGGAGGACATGGTGGGTTGATTTGCCGGTTGATgcggaggggtggttggagaTGTGCGTGAGGTGCTGGGATAATGCGATGAATACGCAGCCTACTTTTGTTAGGAGTGCTTG GAACTGGGACTTGCACGTCACTTCCTCTGCTCACCGCATCAAAATCTACAGTATCAACAAGTCGAGGCCGAACACTGCTGCGAGGCTCAAGCAGTTGGAGGAGAACAATACCCCCATCGTGCCGATCACGAGACCGATTCACTTTGATTTGGAGACTGATGACGAGTATGCGAAGGCCATGGAGTCAAGGGCTTGGAGGGATCCGTTGGAGTAG
- a CDS encoding hypothetical protein (EggNog:ENOG503P3HY): MLFAIMFAFWRFMEILTLVPIVGMLSYFVNINLSANLMTPTSILVLFIVSVLALAWAVFTLFSYHRSSNNAQFVGFIDLCLFGALIAGVYYLRGIANADCSSGAILRQNGWLVVSVNFDKTCGMLKACFAMGIMNVVFFFITAVMAWVHGRHTARDEKVRYVETRRVSRSRGGSRSSRRSRSYSGSRGHSHHRAYV, translated from the exons ATGCTCTTCGCAATCATGTTCGCCTTTTGGCGCTTCATGGAGATATTGACCCTC GTCCCCATCGTCGGCATGCTCTCCTACttcgtcaacatcaacctctccgccaacctcatgaccccaacctccatcctcgtcctcttcatcgtctccgtcctcgccctcgcctgGGCAGTTTTCACTCTTTTCTCCTACCACCgctcctccaacaacgccCAATTCGTCGGGTTCATCGACCTCTGTCTCTTTGGCGCGCTCATCGCGGGCGTGTACTACCTCCGGGGGATCGCCAACGCGGATTGCTCCTCTGGGGCGATTCTGCGACAAAACGGGTGGCTGGTTGTCAGCGTTAACTTTGACAAGACCTGCGGGATGCTCAAGGCTTGCTTTGCGATGGGAATCATGAATGTTGTCTTCTTTTTTATcacggcggtgatggcgtgGGTGCATGGGAGGCATACGGCGAGGGATGAGAAGGTTAGGTATgtggagacgaggagggtgagtaggtcgaggggggggtcgaggagctcgaggaggtcgaggagttATTCTGGGAGCAGGGGGCATAGCCATCATCGGGCTTATGTTTGA
- a CDS encoding hypothetical protein (EggNog:ENOG503NXTW; COG:M), protein MPLDIGAKNIPSPRILRHHTTNSHGPLIPRCHIITVASLAASTCSAISELRSLCKCLPGRIHAIENEVADLEVRLTAASSEYKIPVLKAGIWLKEQGRLQTLQEDIRTVKSSLNILLGASNSQDMVKIRLDIQEISSLTARSSIQSTQEHLAMSKAFMSSMAGIDERVARVEVLIRAQTELLHERQFSQIGSTYQGLARTTKRQTISKLEKKTATVCSEDTISVRVRPFIATCHTGCRCCCHAQQRSATPAILNNLLGRLFLGYSGLPLLSSKCDSEECRGARARQVSMEYWFPMSLWSTIIRLQVVTSLNGGPSLHLDSLRRIPDSSQAVDFAQKGNTRGLQYLFNNGLASPRDVSTSRGYTLLRWALYAKQYETVKFLVHAGADADYRPISEFDNSPRLKACHFLLEGGLSEAATEALRTITWGSYFLDDFIEASKFTQIHKIVLGLSLQILEEELIRNPGNMNVQDSMGRTPLAWAAAKGDVQTVATLLSFGADPNIMDVQISGPLSNAAAQGHTACVELLLEAGADPDPLPPKGVQKGSPLSVASRNSKDATLLKRLLDFGADVNTRTVEGKTPLFHATRNDNASFAMLLLEYGADLNATAVTRETPLTTAITYNSHNVLRLFLDRWSEYSVCPRLKGPNLIKIAALYGDVGRMDILANACHFRSNHDKEYTLGNFKAILRQREDVTEELVWAFDELLSVINAAPDMRRGEEDLMEAGFFSCLGSRSNTWEDGFWRKEEDPESDEESVESFQDAVEKLEVIAAAEVR, encoded by the exons ATGCCACTTGACATCGGTGCCAAGAACATTCCATCACCACGGATCCTtcgacaccacacaaccaaTAGTCATGGACCCCTTATCCCTCGCTGCCATATCATCACGGTGGCTAGCCTTGCAGCCTCTACCTGCTCAGCCATCTCTGAATTGCGCTCACTTTGCAAATGCCTCCCGGGGCGCATCCATGCCATAGAGAACGAGGTGGCCGACCTCGAGGTC CGGCTCACCGCGGCATCGTCGGAATACAAGATCCCCGTTCTCAAAGCCGGCATATGGCTCAAAGAGCAGGGCCGTCTTCAAACCCTGCAAGAAGACATTCGAACAGTCAAGTCTAGTTTGAACATTCTTCTTGGAGCCTCCAACTC ACAAGACATGGTTAAGATTCGACTTGATATACAAGAAATATCATCACTCACCGCCAGATCCTCCATTCAATCCACACAAGAGCATCTTGCTATGAGCAAGGCGTTTATGAGCTCAATGGCAGGCATTGACGAGCGTGTTGCCCGTGTTGAGGTGCTTATCAGGGCGCAGACAGAACTGCTTCATGAGCGACAGTTTTCGCAGATTGGTTCAACATACCAGGGCCTTGCGAGAACTACAAAACGACAGACAATCTCGAAAttggaaaagaaaacagcGACAGTATGCTCCGAAGACACCATCAGTGTTCGTGTTCGACCTTTCATTGCAACATGCCACACCGGCTGCCGATGCTGTTGCCACGCTCAGCAGCGTTCTGCAACGCCAGCAATTCTAAACAATTTGTTGGGAAGATTGTTTCTTGGGTATTCTGGACTACCACTTCTCAGTTCAAAGTGCGACAGCGAAGAATGCCGCGGTGCTCGCGCCAGGCAAGTCAGCATGGAATACTGGTTTCCCATGTCACTGTggtccaccatcatcagacTCCAAGTCGTGACAAGCCTCAACGGAGGACCATCACTGCATCTCGATTCTCTCAGAAGAATACCCGATTCTTCTCAGGCCGTTGATTTTGCTCAAAAGGGTAACACACGGGGGTTGCAGTATCTCTTCAATAATGGACTTGCTTCCCCACGAGATGTCAGCACAAGCCGCGGCTACACTCTGCTGAGATGGGCCTTGTATGCGAAGCAGTACGAAACCGTCAAGTTTCTTGTTCACGCTGGCGCGGACGCTGATTACCGACCGATATCCGAATTCGACAATAGTCCAAGACTCAAGGCGTGTCATTTCCTGCTGGAAGGTGGGCTATCTGAGGCGGCAACAGAAGCTCTCAGGACAATCACATGGGGAAGTTATTTTCTCGACGACTTCATCGAGGCGTCCAAGTTTACGCAAATTCACAAGATTGTCTTGGGACTCTCGCTTCAGATCCTGGAAGAGGAGCTTATTCGGAACCCTGGGAATATGAATGTTCAGGACTCCATGGGACGCACTCCGCTGGCGTGGGCTGCGGCCAAGGGTGATGTCCAGACAGTGGCCACGCTGCTCAGCTTTGGTGCCGACCCCAACATCATGGATGTCCAGATCTCTGGACCATTGTCCAATGCAGCAGCTCAGGGTCATACTGCATGCGTCGAACTTCTCCTTGAGGCAGGGGCAGATCCGGACCCTCTTCCCCCGAAAGGTGTCCAGAAAGGCAGCCCGCTTAGCGTCGCCTCGCGGAACAGCAAGGACGCTACTCTGCTTAAGAGATTGCTGGATTTCGGTGCTGATGTCAACACCCGTACGGTGGAAGGAAAGACGCCACTATTCCATGCGACAAGGAATGACAACGCCAGTTTTGCCATGCTCCTTTTGGAGTACGGTGCTGACTTGAACGCCACGGCCGTCACAAGGGAGACACCTCTCACGACGGCAATTACATACAACAGCCACAACGTCCTACGCCTCTTTCTCGATCGATGGTCAGAATACAGCGTCTGCCCTCGTCTCAAAGGGCCGAATCTCATCAAAATTGCGGCGTTGTACGGTGACGTGGGAAGGATGGATATTCTGGCGAACGCGTGTCACTTTCGGTCAAACCATGACAAGGAGTATACACTCGGCAACTTCAAGGCTATTCTACGTCAAAGAGAGGATGTTacggaggagctggtgtGGGCATTTGATGAACTTTTGAGTGTCATCAATGCGGCGCCGGATATGAggaggggtgaggaggatttgaTGGAGGCTGGATTCTTTTCTTGCTTGGGTTCGAGGTCGAATACGTGGGAGGATGGTttttggaggaaggaggaggacccgGAGAGTGACGAGGAGTCGGTAGAGAGTTTTCAGGATGCGGTTGAGAAATTGGAGGTTATTGCAGCAGCGGAGGTGCGTTAG